A stretch of the Veillonella parvula DSM 2008 genome encodes the following:
- the murB gene encoding UDP-N-acetylmuramate dehydrogenase, translating into MANNNQNIKVLQTALLEKLPCTRVREQELLCHHTTFKIGGPADLFIEPTTMAELSFTLRTIHELDVPVTIIGCGSNILVKDGGIRGAVVSVRHMTQIMDCNENTLCIGSGYMLKDASEFAWENSLSGLEFAIGIPGTLGGAVFMNAGAYDGEMSHVVTAVRAVDFQGSIKEYDASHLDFAYRHSVFHDNHEVIGEVIMTLKPGDKDAIKARMDELTEKRESKQPLEYASAGSTFKRPPGYFAGTLIEQTGLKGLSVGDAQVSHKHAGFVINTGSASAKDVLDLISEVQRRVYDQHGVHLEPEVRMIGED; encoded by the coding sequence ATGGCGAACAACAACCAAAACATTAAGGTATTACAAACAGCTTTATTAGAAAAATTACCATGTACACGTGTACGAGAGCAGGAGCTTCTTTGTCATCATACGACATTCAAAATTGGAGGACCTGCGGACTTATTTATTGAACCTACTACGATGGCAGAACTTAGTTTTACACTTCGTACCATTCACGAATTAGATGTGCCTGTAACTATTATTGGTTGTGGATCTAATATTTTAGTGAAAGACGGAGGTATCCGTGGCGCTGTCGTATCAGTTCGACATATGACCCAAATCATGGATTGTAACGAAAACACATTGTGTATTGGTTCCGGGTATATGTTAAAGGATGCTTCTGAATTTGCTTGGGAGAATAGTTTATCTGGCCTTGAATTTGCCATTGGTATTCCAGGCACACTTGGTGGTGCCGTATTTATGAATGCAGGTGCTTATGATGGGGAAATGAGCCATGTAGTTACTGCAGTGAGAGCCGTAGATTTCCAAGGAAGTATTAAAGAGTATGATGCATCTCACTTGGACTTTGCTTATCGTCATAGTGTATTCCACGATAATCATGAAGTTATTGGGGAAGTCATTATGACACTCAAACCAGGTGACAAGGATGCCATCAAGGCACGTATGGATGAGTTAACAGAAAAACGTGAATCCAAGCAACCTTTGGAATATGCCAGTGCAGGTTCAACCTTTAAACGCCCACCAGGGTACTTTGCAGGTACATTGATTGAACAAACAGGCCTAAAAGGTTTGTCTGTAGGTGATGCGCAAGTATCCCACAAACATGCAGGCTTTGTCATCAATACAGGTAGTGCAAGTGCGAAGGATGTACTTGACCTGATTAGTGAGGTACAACGTCGTGTGTATGATCAACATGGTGTACATCTCGAACCAGAAGTACGCATGATTGGTGAAGATTAA
- the trmL gene encoding tRNA (uridine(34)/cytosine(34)/5-carboxymethylaminomethyluridine(34)-2'-O)-methyltransferase TrmL, whose translation MEIVLYEPEIPGNTGNIARLCAANHMTLHLIKPLGFSIDDKHVKRAGLDYWHLVDVQVHENIQELYEKYPDRRYFYATTKAKHTHSEVKYEIGDMLVFGPETRGLPESLLDGKEDTCIRIPMVDEARSLNLSNAVAIIAYEGMRQLDYPDLKAEGNWIQSK comes from the coding sequence ATGGAAATAGTACTTTATGAGCCTGAAATTCCAGGCAATACAGGAAATATAGCGCGTTTATGCGCCGCTAATCATATGACCTTACATCTCATCAAACCCCTTGGCTTTTCTATTGATGACAAGCATGTAAAACGTGCTGGCCTTGATTACTGGCACTTGGTAGATGTACAGGTACATGAAAATATTCAAGAATTATATGAGAAATATCCTGATCGTAGATATTTCTATGCCACTACCAAAGCAAAGCATACTCATTCCGAGGTGAAATATGAAATCGGTGATATGCTCGTTTTTGGGCCTGAAACAAGAGGGTTGCCTGAAAGTTTATTAGATGGTAAAGAGGATACATGCATTCGTATACCCATGGTAGATGAAGCACGTTCTCTGAACTTATCTAATGCGGTGGCGATTATAGCTTATGAAGGTATGCGTCAACTTGATTATCCAGATCTTAAGGCTGAAGGCAATTGGATTCAATCTAAATAA
- a CDS encoding metal-dependent hydrolase produces MKTKLTYFGHACFMLTRGDVSMIFDPFLTGNTWDIAKKEDIKCQYIFVSHGHDDHYGDTDFIAKANDALVISTAEVAGKAAAAGCRTHAMHLGGKFDFEFGSVRMVPAFHGAGIPGGHAAGCIVDFYGDILYFAGDTALFSDMKLLNRFGEIDYALLPIGDNYTMGVEDAALAASYVKARISIPIHYKTWPVIDREPGVFTSLVEGKYNQTALIIDPGSSIELNN; encoded by the coding sequence ATGAAAACAAAACTAACTTATTTTGGTCACGCTTGCTTTATGCTCACACGCGGCGATGTATCCATGATTTTCGACCCATTCTTGACCGGTAATACATGGGATATCGCTAAAAAAGAAGATATCAAATGCCAATATATCTTTGTCAGTCATGGTCATGATGATCACTATGGCGACACAGATTTTATTGCCAAAGCAAATGATGCACTCGTTATTTCTACTGCTGAGGTAGCGGGTAAAGCGGCAGCTGCCGGTTGTCGTACACACGCCATGCATTTAGGTGGCAAGTTCGACTTTGAATTCGGTTCTGTTCGAATGGTTCCTGCCTTCCACGGCGCTGGCATCCCTGGCGGTCACGCTGCAGGTTGTATCGTAGATTTCTACGGAGATATCCTATACTTCGCTGGTGATACAGCACTCTTTAGCGATATGAAATTATTAAATCGCTTTGGTGAAATCGATTACGCACTTCTTCCTATCGGTGATAATTACACAATGGGGGTTGAAGATGCAGCCCTTGCTGCTTCTTATGTAAAAGCGCGTATTTCCATTCCAATTCACTACAAAACATGGCCTGTTATCGACCGTGAACCAGGTGTATTTACAAGCCTTGTAGAAGGCAAGTATAACCAAACAGCACTCATTATCGATCCAGGCTCCTCTATTGAGCTTAACAACTAA
- a CDS encoding YlbF family regulator, with amino-acid sequence MNYDKAHDLAHAMRESEEYKELMAAQEAVKADAVATGLVRTFMAQQMQWEYAKLSGAPEADELQKKQEELMPQIQENAAAAAYLQAQMRWSQISNDIYKIISEPITEGMKVLDHGEQQPKH; translated from the coding sequence ATGAACTACGATAAAGCTCATGATTTAGCTCACGCAATGCGTGAATCTGAAGAGTACAAAGAGTTAATGGCTGCTCAGGAAGCAGTGAAAGCAGATGCAGTAGCAACGGGTTTGGTTCGCACATTTATGGCTCAACAAATGCAATGGGAATATGCTAAGTTGTCTGGTGCTCCAGAAGCGGATGAGTTGCAAAAGAAACAAGAGGAATTGATGCCTCAAATTCAAGAAAATGCTGCAGCGGCTGCTTATTTGCAAGCGCAAATGCGTTGGAGCCAGATTTCTAATGATATTTATAAAATCATTAGCGAACCAATCACTGAGGGGATGAAAGTGTTAGATCATGGCGAACAACAACCAAAACATTAA
- the moaC gene encoding cyclic pyranopterin monophosphate synthase MoaC produces the protein MDLTHFDQDGNAWMVDVSDKDITTRTAVAEGFITINDAIYERIAAGTIKKGDVLSVAQLAAIMGAKQTSNLIPLCHPLALTKVEVHCTLVDGESPACTDSTHNRAVKVHATVKTTGKTGVEMEALTAVQVGLLTVYDMCKAIDKGMIIGPTYLVEKEGGKSGHFVRSFVE, from the coding sequence ATGGATTTAACACATTTTGATCAAGATGGTAATGCTTGGATGGTAGATGTATCAGATAAGGATATTACAACTCGTACTGCTGTGGCAGAAGGCTTTATTACTATTAATGATGCCATTTATGAACGCATTGCGGCGGGAACAATAAAAAAGGGGGATGTTCTTAGTGTGGCTCAATTGGCAGCTATTATGGGGGCGAAACAGACGAGTAATCTCATTCCCCTTTGTCATCCGTTAGCATTAACTAAGGTTGAGGTGCATTGTACTCTTGTTGATGGTGAAAGTCCAGCCTGTACGGATTCTACACATAATAGAGCTGTTAAAGTTCATGCTACCGTAAAAACGACAGGAAAGACAGGTGTTGAAATGGAAGCACTTACAGCGGTTCAAGTAGGACTTTTAACAGTCTACGATATGTGTAAAGCTATTGATAAGGGGATGATTATAGGCCCTACATATCTTGTAGAAAAAGAAGGCGGGAAAAGTGGACATTTTGTCCGTTCCTTTGTAGAATAA